A genomic window from Tolypothrix sp. PCC 7910 includes:
- the moaC gene encoding cyclic pyranopterin monophosphate synthase MoaC: MQDNFSPNFANLTHLDQQGQAQMVDVSAKAPTVRQAVAAAQVRMLPETFAAIQTGNAPKGDVLGTARIAGIMAAKQTANLIPLCHPLPLQKVEVEVIPDAQLPGYQIQATVKTKAETGVEMEALTAVSVAALTLYDMAKALEKSIQIESIRLISKTGGKSGDYSARISG, translated from the coding sequence ATGCAAGACAATTTTTCTCCTAATTTTGCCAACCTTACTCATCTGGATCAACAAGGACAGGCACAAATGGTAGATGTATCTGCGAAAGCGCCTACTGTGCGCCAAGCTGTAGCTGCGGCCCAAGTGCGAATGCTACCGGAAACTTTTGCCGCCATTCAAACGGGGAACGCTCCCAAAGGCGATGTCCTAGGTACTGCGAGAATAGCGGGAATTATGGCTGCGAAACAAACAGCTAATTTAATTCCTCTATGTCATCCATTGCCATTGCAGAAAGTCGAAGTCGAAGTCATACCAGATGCTCAACTCCCTGGCTATCAAATTCAGGCTACCGTCAAAACCAAAGCCGAAACTGGCGTGGAGATGGAAGCTTTAACTGCCGTTTCTGTGGCAGCTTTAACTTTATACGATATGGCAAAAGCCTTAGAAAAATCGATTCAAATTGAATCAATTCGCTTAATTAGCAAAACTGGCGGAAAATCTGGAGATTATTCTGCCAGAATTAGTGGCTAA
- a CDS encoding DUF2795 domain-containing protein has product MAKANPISVQKFLKGIDYPATIEELIEHAQEQGADEDVLSMLEELPEDEEFESPTDVSEALGELE; this is encoded by the coding sequence ATGGCTAAAGCTAACCCAATTTCAGTACAAAAATTCTTGAAGGGTATTGACTATCCCGCGACTATAGAAGAATTAATTGAGCACGCTCAAGAGCAAGGTGCTGATGAAGACGTGCTGTCAATGTTGGAAGAATTACCCGAAGATGAAGAGTTTGAAAGTCCTACCGATGTCAGCGAAGCTTTAGGCGAACTGGAGTAG
- a CDS encoding armadillo-type fold-containing protein, translating into MAQASSSWQQFINQLSPWSLPDLKTGATKQRNFQRFSGPGGLLGFLTIIVAMLLWNWKLLLALSIGIGIMLSVYSLQKWDWQQRWSQMQRFFTGPNRRLLLAVSSGGIATFSTYIAAAIWFDSHSPWIAAGVITQGIGTVLTLVLLVCQIVNFYGTTDEDYLDQLLNNLTEPDPLKRLNAVRQLTKLITRKRVNASLQQNVVECLQLLLTKEEESVIRNAAFTSLQTLDNSEITLSSKTPLFIPVSAKVNSQLRVE; encoded by the coding sequence GTGGCACAGGCTTCGTCTTCGTGGCAGCAATTTATCAACCAGCTTTCCCCCTGGTCGCTTCCAGATCTTAAGACAGGAGCCACAAAGCAGCGAAATTTTCAGCGTTTCTCTGGGCCTGGAGGCCTTCTAGGATTCCTGACAATCATTGTTGCTATGCTGTTGTGGAACTGGAAGCTGCTGTTAGCCTTGAGTATTGGCATTGGGATCATGTTATCAGTCTACTCCTTGCAAAAGTGGGACTGGCAACAACGCTGGTCACAAATGCAGAGGTTTTTCACAGGCCCCAACCGTCGCTTACTATTGGCCGTCAGTAGTGGTGGGATCGCCACCTTTAGCACTTACATAGCAGCTGCAATCTGGTTTGACTCCCATAGTCCTTGGATTGCTGCGGGTGTAATTACCCAAGGTATAGGAACGGTGTTAACTCTAGTTTTGTTAGTCTGCCAAATCGTCAATTTTTATGGAACTACAGACGAAGATTATCTCGATCAGCTGTTGAACAATTTAACGGAACCAGACCCGTTAAAGCGTTTGAATGCTGTGCGACAACTCACTAAATTGATTACTCGCAAGCGGGTGAATGCTTCTTTACAACAAAATGTTGTTGAATGTTTGCAATTGTTACTCACAAAGGAAGAGGAATCTGTAATTCGTAATGCAGCTTTTACGAGTTTGCAAACCTTGGATAACTCAGAAATTACGTTATCTAGCAAAACACCTCTATTTATACCTGTATCTGCAAAAGTCAATAGTCAATTGAGGGTTGAGTAG
- a CDS encoding C40 family peptidase, producing MVINLKSPIQNLNAAEYNCLADLNLYDSPECTRLATQAAAGRHLRVTSNHQDAAVEVCLCEDDYPGWVSLSDVGLLQTATLPYRAAKLTEAEIKKLLPGAIAFTHQAMQQSNYYLWGGTVGPNYDCSGLMQAAFVSVGIWLPRDAYQQEAFTQPITIAELAPGDLIFFGTPQKATHVGLYLGDGRYIHSSGKDQGRNGIGIDQLSEQGDAVSQSYYQQLRGAGRVIKSYEPQGR from the coding sequence ATGGTCATTAATTTAAAATCCCCAATCCAAAATCTCAATGCGGCTGAGTATAATTGTCTGGCTGACCTCAATTTATATGATTCTCCTGAATGTACGCGCTTGGCGACTCAAGCCGCAGCTGGGCGACATTTGCGGGTAACATCAAATCATCAAGATGCCGCGGTTGAAGTTTGTTTATGTGAAGATGACTATCCAGGGTGGGTATCTCTTAGTGATGTGGGTTTATTACAAACAGCTACTTTACCTTATCGGGCAGCAAAATTAACGGAAGCAGAAATTAAAAAACTGCTACCAGGAGCGATCGCTTTTACGCACCAAGCCATGCAACAATCAAATTATTACCTTTGGGGTGGTACGGTAGGGCCAAATTATGATTGTTCGGGGTTGATGCAAGCGGCTTTTGTATCTGTCGGAATCTGGTTACCGCGTGATGCTTACCAGCAAGAAGCTTTTACCCAACCAATTACGATTGCAGAATTAGCACCCGGAGATTTAATATTTTTTGGCACTCCCCAAAAAGCAACTCATGTGGGACTTTATTTAGGAGATGGTCGCTATATCCATAGTTCCGGGAAAGACCAAGGACGCAATGGTATTGGCATTGACCAACTATCGGAACAGGGAGATGCTGTTAGTCAGTCATATTATCAACAACTGCGCGGTGCTGGCAGAGTTATCAAGAGTTACGAACCACAGGGACGCTGA
- the psbP gene encoding photosystem II reaction center PsbP, whose translation MWKRIAFILLLVLTFSLNNPDVAAAAGVKSFVNTSNGYEFSYPNGWVQVKVANGPDVVFHDLIEFSENVSVVISPVPEGKSLVELGTPTEVGYKLGKAALAPANSGRTAELVNASLKESDGKTYYILEYEVKLPNKQERHNIASVAVSRGKLFTFNASIPEKRWTKVKSAMEEVVNSFLVY comes from the coding sequence ATGTGGAAACGAATTGCATTCATTTTGCTATTGGTATTAACCTTCAGCCTGAATAATCCTGATGTAGCTGCTGCTGCGGGAGTCAAAAGCTTTGTAAATACTTCTAATGGCTATGAGTTCTCATATCCTAACGGCTGGGTGCAAGTTAAAGTAGCCAACGGCCCTGATGTAGTATTTCATGATTTGATTGAATTCAGTGAAAATGTCTCAGTAGTGATAAGTCCTGTTCCCGAGGGCAAATCGTTAGTAGAACTAGGAACACCCACAGAAGTAGGATATAAATTGGGTAAAGCTGCTCTTGCACCTGCTAACTCTGGTCGTACTGCTGAATTAGTCAATGCTTCCCTGAAAGAATCTGACGGTAAGACATATTACATTTTAGAATATGAGGTGAAATTGCCCAATAAGCAAGAACGGCATAACATTGCTAGTGTCGCCGTCAGCCGAGGTAAGCTTTTCACTTTTAACGCCTCGATTCCTGAAAAACGCTGGACAAAAGTCAAATCTGCTATGGAAGAAGTTGTCAATTCTTTCTTAGTTTATTAA
- a CDS encoding MFS transporter codes for MKVFEILQSQLQRNLLSLFAAGLLFWSSLAALLPTLPLYMEDLGASKQQIGIVLGCFAIGMLLFRSVFGRLADQKGRKIVLLIGMLVNAIAPLGYILVQSIPGLMAVRAFHGLSIAAFTTAYLALVADLAPEKNRGEIMGYMSLVTPIGAAIGPALGGYLQVASGYTLLFLLSTGLAGIGLLCIVPIVNPPIHKQNKSDSNQGKFWRLLFSPRVRVLASIMLMIGLAFGALHTFVPLFIKAARVDLNPGLFYTAGALASFSVRFFTGKASDRYGRGLFITLSLVVYAISMILLAFATTANVFLIAGTLEGAGSGILMPMISTVIADRSLPQERGRVFSLCIMGLDFGIAIAGPIFGSLAEQVGYRNMFGFCAALAILALLIFLTQGNRNLADSLRFALGRGKDAYSMNQS; via the coding sequence TTGAAAGTCTTTGAGATTCTTCAGTCCCAACTACAACGTAACCTGCTGTCTTTATTTGCAGCAGGTTTATTATTCTGGTCTAGCTTGGCTGCTTTATTACCAACGCTACCACTATACATGGAAGATTTAGGCGCATCTAAGCAACAAATAGGTATTGTGCTTGGTTGTTTTGCTATTGGAATGTTACTATTTCGCTCGGTTTTTGGGCGTTTAGCAGACCAAAAGGGGCGGAAAATAGTCTTACTAATTGGGATGTTAGTAAATGCGATCGCACCTCTGGGTTATATATTAGTGCAATCTATTCCCGGGTTAATGGCGGTGCGGGCGTTTCATGGACTAAGTATTGCAGCTTTTACCACAGCTTACTTAGCATTGGTAGCAGATTTAGCACCAGAGAAAAATCGTGGTGAAATCATGGGCTACATGAGTTTGGTAACTCCCATTGGTGCAGCTATCGGCCCAGCTTTGGGAGGTTATTTACAAGTAGCAAGTGGTTACACGCTGTTATTTTTGCTATCTACAGGATTAGCTGGGATAGGTTTATTGTGTATTGTTCCGATAGTTAATCCCCCAATCCACAAGCAAAACAAATCTGATAGTAATCAGGGCAAATTTTGGCGTTTGTTATTTAGCCCCAGAGTGAGAGTTTTAGCCAGCATTATGCTAATGATTGGCTTGGCGTTTGGGGCTTTGCACACCTTTGTACCTTTATTTATCAAAGCCGCGCGAGTAGATTTAAACCCAGGCTTATTTTATACAGCTGGCGCACTTGCTAGTTTTAGCGTCCGCTTTTTTACTGGTAAAGCTAGCGATCGCTATGGTAGAGGTTTATTTATTACTCTCAGTCTGGTTGTGTATGCGATTTCGATGATTTTACTGGCTTTCGCTACCACCGCTAATGTCTTCTTAATTGCTGGCACTTTAGAGGGTGCTGGTTCTGGTATCCTTATGCCCATGATTTCTACAGTAATTGCCGATCGCTCTCTCCCGCAAGAAAGGGGAAGGGTATTTTCGCTTTGTATTATGGGGTTAGATTTTGGCATTGCGATCGCTGGCCCAATTTTCGGTTCGCTTGCGGAACAAGTCGGCTATCGCAATATGTTTGGTTTTTGCGCTGCTTTAGCTATCCTGGCGCTGTTGATTTTCCTTACCCAGGGTAATAGAAACCTTGCTGATTCCTTACGCTTTGCCTTGGGTCGCGGCAAAGATGCTTATTCCATGAATCAATCTTGA
- a CDS encoding response regulator transcription factor: protein MSPENGYFLNLPTDAPPLRVLIVEDDPMMQLGLEQSLMVHPQLEIVGQAEDGYLGVQAALKLKPDLVVMDIGLPRLDGIAATQQIKAALPDIHVVMLTSHQTETEIIAALSSGADAYCIKGASVERLLSAIAAAVDGATYLDPQIARRVIEHLRPPAVKGNAANLSGRELEVLKLMVEGLSNPEIAEKLYLSPNTVKTHVRGIMNKLAVDDRVQAAVVALRSGLV from the coding sequence ATGTCTCCAGAGAATGGCTATTTCTTAAATCTACCCACTGATGCGCCGCCGTTGCGGGTATTGATTGTGGAAGATGATCCCATGATGCAACTGGGATTAGAACAATCATTGATGGTTCATCCCCAATTGGAGATAGTGGGACAAGCGGAAGATGGCTATTTGGGTGTACAAGCAGCGCTCAAACTCAAACCAGATTTGGTAGTTATGGATATTGGGTTACCACGATTAGATGGGATTGCGGCGACACAGCAAATCAAAGCAGCATTACCAGATATTCATGTGGTGATGCTGACATCCCATCAAACAGAGACAGAAATCATTGCAGCGCTGTCTAGTGGTGCCGATGCCTATTGTATCAAAGGTGCCAGTGTAGAAAGATTATTGAGTGCGATCGCAGCTGCTGTTGATGGCGCAACTTATCTCGATCCCCAAATTGCACGGCGAGTCATTGAACATCTTCGTCCCCCTGCGGTTAAGGGAAACGCCGCTAACTTATCTGGAAGAGAGCTAGAAGTATTAAAATTGATGGTTGAAGGATTGAGTAACCCAGAAATTGCCGAAAAACTTTACCTGAGTCCCAATACCGTAAAAACTCATGTCCGGGGGATTATGAATAAATTAGCAGTAGACGATCGCGTGCAAGCTGCAGTTGTAGCGCTGCGTTCCGGCTTAGTTTAG
- a CDS encoding glycosyltransferase family 2 protein has translation MRTGWVSETTEGENGTSLAIVPDISVVVPVRDEVESLPLLLEAIASAVSESQLTYEIICVDDGSTDGSAELLKQQAQIRNDLKAVILRRNYGQTAAMAAGFNYALGKVIVTLDADLQNDPADIPILLAKLDEGYDLVSGWRHKRQDAALSRLLPSKIANWLIGSITGVKLHDYGCSLKAYRAEVLADMNLYGELHRFLPALAYIEGARITEIPVRHHPRRFGQSKYGLSRTFRVMMDLLTISFMKKFLTKPMHVFGLLGLLSMVLGSILGIYLTFIKLAWGEMIGNRPLLILAVLLLVTGVQLFSFGLLAELLMRTYHESQGRPIYRVREVVAKNQ, from the coding sequence ATGAGGACTGGCTGGGTTTCAGAGACAACAGAAGGGGAAAATGGCACAAGCTTGGCGATTGTCCCTGATATTTCGGTGGTGGTGCCAGTACGTGATGAAGTGGAAAGTTTGCCATTATTATTAGAGGCGATCGCATCTGCTGTGAGTGAAAGTCAGTTAACCTATGAAATTATCTGTGTCGATGATGGTTCAACTGATGGTTCCGCCGAATTACTCAAGCAACAAGCACAAATCCGCAATGATTTAAAAGCAGTAATTCTGCGGCGTAACTACGGACAAACTGCGGCGATGGCTGCGGGGTTTAACTATGCTTTGGGTAAGGTGATTGTCACTTTAGATGCTGATTTGCAAAATGACCCAGCTGACATACCCATATTATTAGCCAAGTTGGATGAAGGTTACGATTTGGTGAGTGGTTGGCGACATAAACGTCAAGATGCGGCTTTATCGCGGTTACTTCCTTCTAAAATTGCCAACTGGCTAATTGGTAGTATTACAGGCGTAAAATTACATGACTATGGCTGTTCTCTTAAAGCTTATCGTGCTGAAGTTTTGGCAGATATGAATCTTTATGGAGAACTGCATCGCTTTTTACCCGCTTTAGCTTACATTGAAGGCGCAAGAATTACCGAAATTCCTGTCCGTCATCATCCCCGCCGTTTTGGTCAAAGTAAGTATGGATTATCGCGGACTTTCCGCGTGATGATGGATTTGTTAACAATATCTTTTATGAAAAAGTTCCTAACCAAGCCTATGCATGTTTTTGGTTTGTTAGGTTTGTTATCAATGGTTTTAGGCTCAATTCTGGGGATTTACTTGACTTTTATTAAATTAGCTTGGGGTGAGATGATTGGGAATCGTCCATTGCTAATTTTAGCAGTGCTGTTATTAGTAACAGGGGTGCAATTATTTTCTTTTGGTTTATTAGCAGAATTGTTGATGCGTACCTACCACGAATCTCAAGGTAGACCTATATATCGGGTGCGGGAAGTGGTAGCAAAAAATCAGTGA
- the era gene encoding GTPase Era → MTVELKVTSIDNHIFSFSGEVSIPQAPPEFKSGFIGIIGRPNVGKSTLMNQLVGQKVAITSPVAQTTRNRLRGILTTPEAQLIFVDTPGIHKPHHQLGEVLVQNAKIAIESVDVVLFVVDASVACGAGDRFIAELLSRSQTPVILGLNKIDQQAADSQLIDDSYTHLAESYKWQTVKFSAKTSEGLPQLQNLLIEHLETGPYYYPPDLVTDQPERFIMGELIREQILLLTREEVPHSVAIAIDMVEETPSITRVLATINVERDSQKGILIGKGGSMLKAIGSAAREQIQKLIAGKVYLELFVKVQPKWRQSRVSLAELGYRVEE, encoded by the coding sequence ATGACGGTGGAGCTAAAGGTGACTAGTATTGATAATCACATCTTCTCTTTTTCAGGAGAAGTATCGATTCCCCAGGCTCCTCCTGAATTTAAATCGGGCTTCATCGGCATTATCGGTCGCCCTAATGTCGGTAAATCTACTTTAATGAATCAGTTAGTAGGACAAAAAGTTGCCATTACATCTCCAGTAGCACAAACCACAAGAAATCGGTTAAGAGGGATTTTAACCACCCCAGAAGCACAGCTAATTTTTGTAGACACACCAGGAATTCATAAACCCCATCATCAATTGGGGGAAGTACTGGTGCAAAATGCCAAAATAGCAATTGAGTCCGTGGATGTAGTGCTATTTGTAGTAGATGCATCTGTAGCTTGTGGTGCAGGCGATCGCTTTATTGCTGAGTTGCTGAGTCGCAGTCAAACCCCAGTAATTTTAGGTTTGAATAAAATTGACCAACAAGCCGCAGATTCCCAGTTGATAGATGATAGTTATACACACTTAGCTGAGTCGTATAAATGGCAAACAGTAAAATTTTCTGCCAAGACTAGCGAGGGATTGCCACAACTGCAAAACTTATTAATCGAACATTTAGAGACAGGGCCATATTACTATCCCCCAGACTTGGTAACTGACCAACCAGAACGCTTTATTATGGGCGAATTAATCCGCGAGCAAATTTTGTTATTAACTCGTGAGGAAGTTCCCCATTCAGTAGCGATCGCCATTGACATGGTTGAAGAAACTCCCAGTATTACCCGTGTACTCGCCACCATCAATGTTGAAAGGGATTCTCAAAAAGGAATTCTTATTGGCAAAGGTGGATCGATGCTCAAAGCTATTGGTAGCGCAGCTCGCGAACAAATTCAAAAATTGATTGCGGGGAAAGTTTACCTAGAACTGTTCGTCAAGGTGCAACCAAAATGGCGGCAGTCTCGCGTCAGTTTAGCAGAGTTAGGGTATCGCGTGGAAGAGTAA
- a CDS encoding 50S ribosomal protein L11 methyltransferase — translation MSWMELSLDTTNEAVDWVCTLLAKNNYSDEIRITKYSEQSLAESVADNESQTNWDLSINLYLPNDVYANSRSTEIANLLSSLERTGLSTALQMAVVEEKPVKSVLANPLIRRIGEKFVVLSADTPYSSESAEEITLRLKPSLAFGSGLHPATILSLKLLERYITPAMNVLDLGSGSGILSVAIAKLGANVLALDNDIIAVEATQDAVLRNAVEQQVTVKEGSLGCGSELGHWLGGDSINNVPTVEAKAEFDLIVANIPARMHIALATDYQQALRSSGLVILAGFTSDYEEDLAVAFTNAGFEYVDCERQDEWLALAYQLK, via the coding sequence ATGTCATGGATGGAATTAAGCCTCGACACTACAAATGAGGCGGTTGATTGGGTTTGTACGCTACTTGCTAAAAATAACTATAGTGATGAAATTCGGATTACAAAATATAGTGAACAAAGTTTAGCTGAATCAGTAGCAGATAATGAAAGTCAAACAAACTGGGATTTAAGCATCAACTTGTACTTACCTAATGATGTTTATGCAAATAGCCGTAGTACAGAAATTGCCAATTTGCTTTCATCATTAGAACGTACAGGACTTTCTACTGCTCTCCAAATGGCTGTAGTAGAAGAAAAACCAGTAAAATCAGTGCTAGCAAATCCTCTAATCCGGCGAATTGGGGAAAAATTTGTTGTTCTCTCGGCTGATACACCATATAGTTCAGAATCAGCAGAGGAAATCACCTTAAGACTTAAACCTAGTTTAGCTTTTGGTAGTGGTTTACATCCTGCAACCATACTCAGCCTGAAACTGTTGGAACGTTATATTACCCCAGCCATGAACGTTCTGGATTTAGGCTCTGGTTCTGGTATTTTGAGTGTGGCGATCGCAAAACTGGGGGCAAATGTTTTAGCTTTAGATAATGACATTATTGCTGTGGAAGCAACTCAAGATGCTGTATTGCGTAATGCTGTAGAACAGCAAGTTACAGTCAAAGAAGGTAGTCTGGGATGTGGTAGCGAGTTAGGACATTGGTTAGGTGGAGATTCTATCAACAATGTGCCGACAGTGGAAGCAAAAGCTGAATTTGACCTGATTGTGGCAAATATCCCAGCGAGGATGCATATTGCTTTGGCTACTGATTATCAACAAGCGCTGCGTTCATCAGGATTAGTCATATTAGCTGGTTTTACCAGCGATTATGAGGAAGATTTGGCTGTAGCATTCACAAATGCAGGATTTGAATATGTAGATTGTGAACGCCAAGATGAATGGCTGGCTTTGGCTTATCAGTTGAAATAA
- a CDS encoding alpha/beta fold hydrolase produces MFQPLGFEQSSIITSLGRIVYYTNTSSLWQDDLTAKDEKETLVFLHGFGGGSSAYEWSKVYPAFASEYRVIAPDLLGWGRSEHLARNYQIGDYLNTIGEFVQQTCTGPVTAIASSLTAAMTIRVAIAHPNLFKSLILTTPAGLADFGEDYSRSFFAQLVSIPVVDRLLYSTGVATSNGIRSFLEQRQFAQPNRVYQEIVDAYLQSAQQPNAEYAALSFVRGDLCFDLSLFIEQLTTPTAIIWGQKSQFTGPEIGRRLAEINPQAIKFFQQLEDVGLTPQLELPAVTIGLIRRFLALLN; encoded by the coding sequence ATGTTTCAACCATTAGGATTTGAGCAAAGTTCAATCATTACCTCTCTCGGTAGGATAGTGTACTATACAAACACTAGTTCTCTTTGGCAGGATGATTTGACTGCAAAAGATGAAAAAGAAACTTTGGTGTTTCTACATGGCTTTGGTGGTGGATCTTCTGCTTATGAGTGGTCAAAAGTTTATCCGGCTTTTGCTAGTGAGTATCGCGTGATTGCACCAGACTTACTCGGTTGGGGTAGATCTGAACATCTAGCACGGAATTACCAGATTGGAGATTATTTAAACACAATTGGGGAGTTTGTACAGCAGACTTGTACAGGCCCGGTAACGGCGATCGCATCTTCCCTCACCGCAGCAATGACCATTCGTGTAGCGATCGCTCATCCTAATTTATTTAAATCGCTAATTCTCACGACTCCCGCCGGACTGGCTGATTTTGGTGAAGACTACTCTCGGAGTTTCTTTGCTCAGTTAGTTAGTATTCCTGTGGTTGACCGCTTGTTGTACAGTACAGGGGTGGCTACCAGTAACGGTATTCGCAGTTTTTTAGAACAAAGACAATTTGCCCAACCTAACCGGGTATATCAAGAAATCGTTGATGCTTATTTGCAATCTGCACAGCAACCTAATGCTGAATATGCAGCGTTATCTTTTGTCCGTGGTGATTTATGCTTTGATTTATCACTGTTTATTGAGCAGCTAACCACCCCGACAGCAATTATTTGGGGGCAAAAATCGCAATTCACTGGGCCAGAAATTGGTCGTCGCCTCGCTGAAATCAACCCTCAAGCAATCAAATTTTTTCAACAACTAGAAGATGTGGGATTAACACCACAGTTAGAACTACCAGCGGTGACCATTGGGTTAATTCGCCGCTTTTTGGCTTTGTTAAATTAA
- a CDS encoding serine hydrolase, which yields MVFFRKDEQLENLGLSILEATWAAFPTLARNQIALTWIVYDPPVLVNTGGALTPDAFWNHSVRGFTYRGVERIYPASVVKLFYLVAVQEWLEKGMVQTSKDLEKAMRDMIVDSSNDATSLVVDVLTGTTSGPELPPGPFETWKSQRNFVNRYYQSLGWEEMETINVCQKTWGDGPYGRERAFYGEMLENRNMLTTNAIARLLHSIVGGVTVSSVRSQAMMALLKRSLKPEDLPTDVDEDQVTGFLGGGLPQDAQLWSKAGWTSQVRHDAAYIEIPERHPYLLVVFTEGKANARSRAILPYISKLAGEAVASL from the coding sequence ATGGTTTTCTTCCGAAAAGACGAGCAACTCGAAAATCTCGGGTTAAGTATTTTAGAAGCAACTTGGGCAGCATTTCCCACATTAGCGCGAAACCAAATTGCTTTGACTTGGATTGTCTACGATCCCCCAGTTCTCGTAAATACTGGTGGCGCTTTAACCCCTGATGCTTTTTGGAACCACAGCGTACGTGGTTTTACATATCGGGGAGTAGAGCGCATTTACCCAGCCAGTGTGGTGAAATTGTTTTATTTGGTAGCTGTGCAAGAATGGTTAGAAAAAGGCATGGTGCAAACTTCCAAGGATTTGGAAAAAGCCATGCGCGATATGATTGTTGATTCCAGCAATGATGCTACCAGCTTAGTTGTAGATGTTTTAACTGGCACAACTTCCGGCCCCGAATTACCCCCCGGCCCCTTTGAAACTTGGAAATCCCAGCGTAATTTTGTCAATCGCTACTATCAGTCTTTAGGTTGGGAAGAAATGGAGACAATTAACGTCTGCCAAAAAACTTGGGGTGATGGCCCTTATGGTAGAGAAAGGGCATTTTATGGAGAAATGCTAGAAAATCGCAATATGCTGACCACCAATGCGATCGCCCGATTATTACATAGTATCGTTGGTGGGGTTACAGTTTCCAGCGTGCGATCGCAAGCAATGATGGCTTTATTAAAACGCAGCCTCAAACCCGAAGATTTACCTACCGATGTCGATGAAGACCAAGTTACAGGCTTTTTAGGCGGTGGACTTCCCCAAGATGCTCAACTTTGGTCAAAAGCCGGCTGGACAAGCCAAGTCCGCCATGATGCAGCATATATCGAAATTCCTGAACGCCATCCCTATCTATTAGTAGTATTCACTGAAGGCAAAGCCAACGCCAGAAGTAGAGCAATTTTACCTTATATATCCAAGCTAGCTGGTGAAGCCGTCGCTAGTTTGTAA